The following nucleotide sequence is from Chryseobacterium sp. CY350.
CTAATGCTGCGGCTAAGTTTACAGCGGTAGTAGTTTTTCCTACACCTCCTTTTTGATTAGCGATACCTATGATTTTTGCCATTGCTTGAACTTTAAGTTTCAAAAATACACTTTTTTCTCTGCTTTCAAGGAACTGGTAAATCGAAAGATGAGTTAAAATATTGTTAATAAGGATTTTAGATATTAAAAAAATTATCCACAAAATATAGTATTTTGTGGATAAGTGAAAAGATTTGATTTGAATATATTTAATTGTCGAACTTCATCGAAATCGGAAATTTAAAATAACTTCTTACAGGTTCTCCTTTTTTATTCTTTCCAGGAATCCATTTTCCTTTAACGGCTTTAATTGTTCTTAAAGCTTCTGCATTGAAATCCGAATCTCTTCCATCTGCTTTGATTCCGGAAATCGTTCCGTCTTTTTCAACAATAAAAGTTACTGTAGTTTTCATCACATCATCTGAAGAAAAACCAGAACCATCAAACTTATTCATCACTTTATTTCTGAAGGATTCAATACCGCTTTCAAAATTTGCAGAAACACTCAATTCTGTCTCAATTTTAAGAGGATCTTCTACTGGAATAGAAGGAATTATTTTTGGTGCAGTAAATTTTCCAGGTCCAGAATCTGCACTAATTGGTATATAAACATCTGGAGTAGCAGGCTTTGCTTCGAAATCATTTTTGAATCCTGCAACCGCATCTTTAGGAATATCTTTCACAATTTTACTTTCATTAGCATTTCTTGTCGGAGTAACAACCGTTGCATCATATTGCTTCACTCGCTCTGGTTGAACTACTGGTTTAACCGGCTGAACTTTCACCGGAGGCAATTCAACTTCCACGATATCCTTTAAAATGAACGGAGGAGGATTTTCTATAATTCCATCCGTTGTTTTAAACGCCGAAATTACCATCGGTGTAAGCGAAATTGCAGCCAATAAACTAACACCTATAAAAAGTGCTTTGGTTAGAATTCTGTCTGATTCATTTCTTAAAACATAAGCACCGTATTGCTTGTTGCGGCCTTCGAAGAGGATTTCATTAAAACGAAAATCCTGATTGGTTTGTAGGTGTTTCATCACGATAAAAAAATTAAAATTGTTAATATATTGTAATTATTAGTTTTCTATACAGTTTCTATTAATCATTGAAACAATATCAAAATATTTGCCAAAAAATTATTAAAACAAGAAGATTTAACAAATAATAGTGTTAAAATAAAAATTTAACTATGTAAGAAATAATATTATCGTGATATTCAGGAACTCTATATCCATAACAAAAAAATCCCGCTACGAAAGCGGGATTTTATATATGTTGAATTTATTTTTTTAGAATAATTCTTTTCTGATGATGTTCTGACTTCTTTCCGGACCTACGGAAACCAGGTAAACATTGATTCCTAAATACTCTTCGATGAACTCGATGTATTTCTGAGCCGTATCAGGAAGTTCGTCATAACTTCTTACTTTCGTTAAATCTTCATTCCAACCCGGTAAATCTTTGTAGATCGGTTCGTAGTTGTATAATTTTTCAGTTGAAGAAGTGAAATAATCGATAATTTTTCCGTCTTCAGTTTTGTAATGCGTAACAATTTTCAGGTTTTCGATTCCTGTAAGAACGTCTAATTTTGTGATCACCAAGTTATTGATTCCGTTGATCATACAGGCGTGCTTCAAAGAAACAAGGTCTAACCAACCTGTTCTTCTTGGTCTTCCAGTAGTCGCTCCGAATTCACCACCAATCTGTCTGATGCTTTCTCCTAACTCATTATCCAGTTCAGAAGGGAACGGTCCGTTTCCTACTCTAGTACAATATGCTTTGGCAACACCGATTAAGTTTTTCAATGAAGTTGGCGGAACTCCCGCTCCTGTACAAACTCCCCCTGTAGATGGAGAAGATGAAGTAACGTAAGGATAAGTTCCAAAGTCGATGTCTAACATCAAAGCCTGAGCTCCTTCGAACAATACGTTTTTACCGTCTCTGATCGCTTCGTTCAGTTCCAATTCAGTATCAACGATTCTTTCTTGAAGCTGTTTTCCGATT
It contains:
- a CDS encoding adenylosuccinate synthase, with protein sequence MSTYVVVGLQYGDEGKGKITDVLSAKSDYVVRFQGGDNAGHTVYVGEEKFVLHLLPSGVLQCKGKCIIANGVVVNPKSFIKEVGQIESKGLRTDHIFISRRAHVIMPYHILLDTYREEEHGGTQIGTTKKGIGPCYEDKIARIGIRMVDLLNPEILRDKIEKNLKVKNSLFEKYYDKPTLDVEEIYNEYLEIGKQLQERIVDTELELNEAIRDGKNVLFEGAQALMLDIDFGTYPYVTSSSPSTGGVCTGAGVPPTSLKNLIGVAKAYCTRVGNGPFPSELDNELGESIRQIGGEFGATTGRPRRTGWLDLVSLKHACMINGINNLVITKLDVLTGIENLKIVTHYKTEDGKIIDYFTSSTEKLYNYEPIYKDLPGWNEDLTKVRSYDELPDTAQKYIEFIEEYLGINVYLVSVGPERSQNIIRKELF
- a CDS encoding energy transducer TonB; translated protein: MKHLQTNQDFRFNEILFEGRNKQYGAYVLRNESDRILTKALFIGVSLLAAISLTPMVISAFKTTDGIIENPPPFILKDIVEVELPPVKVQPVKPVVQPERVKQYDATVVTPTRNANESKIVKDIPKDAVAGFKNDFEAKPATPDVYIPISADSGPGKFTAPKIIPSIPVEDPLKIETELSVSANFESGIESFRNKVMNKFDGSGFSSDDVMKTTVTFIVEKDGTISGIKADGRDSDFNAEALRTIKAVKGKWIPGKNKKGEPVRSYFKFPISMKFDN